taaaattcaaatGTTACGGATATCTAATTTAATACTTAATTTTTTCTACtatattcaaataaaaatatttaatttatgattttattcttaaaatatatttattttatttcgatATTTAAACTTTTCACTTTAATACTGAAAGTATGCCAAAAGTTATGTTCTTTTGTCACTCATTTAACACACGTTAGAAAAAACGAATAGTTTTAACTAATAAAAGGTGCCGCTTGACAttcttttataaaatatataatttttttataaaaatatataaaccattaaaatttatgaaaaataaaaaaaatcagaaatatatatataatctaaaaaGCATGTGAattataaaaatgaaaagaaattataaaaagtatataaataatcttaaaatatatgtgaaataattaaatatataaaaattcagaAAGTATATAAAATCTGAATAtatgtaataaaaaaattataatttttttagaatGCAATGCAAAGATAAAAAATTAAGGCTtcgatttgtttttttttttttctaaaattatatTTCGTTTTGCTAATATGAGATTTTGCAATGAGAATCCGACGGCAGCAAACACGACAGCGACTGAAGGTGGCGGTGATGGCGGAGGAGATAACTGAGATTCATTAGGTTTCATGGAGTTGCTCAGCATCTATCAAGATTTCTTCGATTCCTTTATGCAGCAGTCTCTTTTGATCCTTTCACCAACATCGTCTCAAGCATTACTGCAGCTGGACACTGAGCAGAAGCCTTAAGCTGGTCTCCAATCGCCGCCGTATTCCGCTGTGCCAAAATCTTCGAAGTGTTTAAACAACCCACCGGTAACGCCGAACTCGTCTACCATCTCGTCCTTATCGAAAGAAGGTGCGAATATTAACGAGCAAAGTTCCAAAGCtggtgatgaagaagaagaagaagatgatgatgatgaagaccAAGACAAGAAAAAGAAACACTAAGTTAAAaagctgttttttttttcttgattttctaAGGTATGGATTTTGGTTTGGTATatgttttttaatcattttaggggtaataattttttagattttattttatatatttagaatGTATTTagattttatatgtttttagattatttatatattttataatttcttgaaATTGACCTATATATTAATTAGATTATTTATATTCTTTgctgaattttttatattttatttataattttaatggtttatatatttttataaaagaaaatgttatattttataaaagaaaGTCATGTATTTAGTGCAACATGTCAAGTGGTCTCAAGTGGGTAAAAAAACTTCGACCTAATTTAATACCAAAtttggaaaaaaagaaagaaagatatgATAGTGTGAGAAAATGGGTATAAGCCCGTGAAAAACCAAATTTCACAATGCGTCTCAATTCAATATATTCACAGGTATACATGTAACAATGTCCTTCTACAGTTCTTTACCCAAAGCAAATTGCTACAATTTTCAGGGTGCAGGTAACCTCTTCAGCCATCTTTTCCCAGCTACTCAAGTAACCAAAGTTATAGTTTGTACTTGTTGGCAATGGCTCCTACTCCTACTTCACAAGATTCTTGACTATTCTACCCGTTCCTAAATTTTCCATTCAATCTGCTAAACGATGTTGAAATGGTGGTGTGCATTTCCTTGTGTATTTCAAAACAATTGGTGATGTATTAGCTCATCATCACACACAGGTAATTCACTAATTCTAGAATATGGGAAACTTGCCAATAAGAAGCCTTACCGTTTGTTTTTGTACTTTTAATCAACAGCTACTCACATACCACAACCAAAACGATACAAGCTTTGTTTCATAATTTGTTTATGGACTGATTGATAAATTACAAAATTTGTGATTAATCAAAAACTTCCCAATCATGCGTGATTCTTGTTGAGGATGGAAAAGCGGGTGAGGCACATTCAAATGCCTCCGATTTGCCACTACTGCTGAAGGGATTAGAGTTTCTAGCCTTCATATTGTCCAAGGTATCCACAAGTCGTTGGGCTCGACGAACCTGTGCACCAAATTTCAAAACCCAATGTTTCTCAATCAAAGTGGTGCTAACTGCATGCTAAAAGCTGCAAAATGGGTTCTCATTTTTAACTCCAAAATGAACAAATACCTATGCCGAGGACAGCTTAGctaaatatataaaaagaaaaatggcTGCCATAGTGATTACCAACAAGCACAATTATTTGTACCAAAAAGTTGGAGGGGTATAATTAGAGCAAGGAACAACCGATCAAGATTCAAAGACCCCATGTCATGTATGGTGAGAGAACTTTTCAAGTCACTGATTGCTGGTGTGGGCTCCAATTCATATTACGTGTAGAACTCTCAGCCTTTTCAAACAAAAAAGCCTTTCACTTTCCAGCAACATTGTGTTGGTATTGAACTTGAAAACTACAGTAGCTAACTTGATTATTATTGTAAGTACCGACAATGCAAACCCCTTCCTCTTTTTAGCCAACAGAAAATTTCTAACTTTATTACTCTAAGTACCTCAATTAAGTACAATATGTGGGTGAAGTTAGTCACTAACCTCAGCCCGCCTCTGGACTTTGGCTTCTCCATTAGCCTCAATTGTATCTAGTTGCAGCAATTGCACCATAAGCAGCTCTGTCAAGCCAAGGAGTTCCTTTTCATTAACCTTTGTACCCCCATGAACAATTCCCTCCAAAGCATTAACCTTTagaagaaacaaagaaagaaaaacccTCAAAAAGTTTCCATGTTGTAAGTAACATGAAAAACTAATATGCTAGTTAACCTTGTCAGAGAGTTGAACAACTTCTGCTCTGACTTTAGCAACCTCTTCACAAGCTTTTAACACGCTTTGATTTCTCTTCATCTCTTCAAGCTTCCTCTCTTTGCTAGCTGGGTCCTCTAAAAGTACCACCTTTGACATGTCTTTGACTCCAACCATATGCAAACATTCCTCATcatccttttcttttccttggaaCAATAGTCTCTGCTCCTTGGGTTCCAAACCAGTTTCTTGTACAAGAACCTTTTTCAGATCCCCTTCAATTTGAGCCAAATTCAGTAACTTAGCCTCTCATACCGTACAACAATGTCAGCAGAGCCAGTTGAAGCCATGTAAAACTTTCCTCAAATTCATAGactaattaacaacaaaggaCACAAGTTTTGAGAAACCGACACACTGGAGTAGATGGAGATGACAATAATCAACTTTAATCTAACGCCCAAAAATGGAAACAAAGTTGGTAAAAAGAGACAAGTTGAAGTACTACCATGCACTGGCTGGTATAAACTACTAACCTTTTCAAAGTAAAAACCAAGAAAACCAACATTCTGCCACAGCAGAGAAGAGAGGAACAAAAGCAAAGAAGTGGTTTATTACCGAAAGTGGATTGAGCAGGCACAGTAATATCATGGTGAAAAGCGCCATGAGAGACTTTGATCTTGATCATAGGTCCAGAAGAAGCATCCCCCATGTCCCTCTTTTGAACAAGCATGCCACCAGGCCTAAGCTCCCACTTTATCTCCCCTTTAACCACATTGTTTACTGCCCTTTTTGAAGATGAGAATCTTTTCATGGTCAGATAATAAATACTCAGtaaccataagaaggaaaaaaaaaaaaggtgaagtTGGTTGAGAGAGAGGTGTGAGTTTGAGCTAACTGCAATGGCTAAGGCTAAACTGAAGAGGATTGAGtaccaaacaaaaaaaaaaaaaaaactttcaaagAGCCgagcaaaattcgattcgattagaaaaaattgaaaaagaattcGAATTTCGAATTATTCAAGTCGAGTTAATCGAATCACCTcaatttttttttcgaatttcaaaTTTGAGTCTAGTTGaattttcgaattcgaataactcgaataatacgaataaaccgaatataaattatattttttttaatttttttaataaacttTTACTTAATTTAATGTCTTTAACCCAATTACCAATTTCTCC
Above is a genomic segment from Gossypium arboreum isolate Shixiya-1 chromosome 8, ASM2569848v2, whole genome shotgun sequence containing:
- the LOC108469225 gene encoding BAG family molecular chaperone regulator 4-like, giving the protein MKRFSSSKRAVNNVVKGEIKWELRPGGMLVQKRDMGDASSGPMIKIKVSHGAFHHDITVPAQSTFGDLKKVLVQETGLEPKEQRLLFQGKEKDDEECLHMVGVKDMSKVVLLEDPASKERKLEEMKRNQSVLKACEEVAKVRAEVVQLSDKVNALEGIVHGGTKVNEKELLGLTELLMVQLLQLDTIEANGEAKVQRRAEVRRAQRLVDTLDNMKARNSNPFSSSGKSEAFECASPAFPSSTRITHDWEVFD